From a single Calothrix sp. NIES-2098 genomic region:
- a CDS encoding amino acid adenylation domain protein yields MFSQKINFPSLQSHLSIVSLLDFVCQKYPCQVALVLEDRQLTYAELYQKAEYLSNYLIAQGRLKPNTLIGLCIEPSFEMVIAIYAILKAGAAFVPLDPDLPRQRLSYMIVDAKLSTVLTQQKFAFDIEPALRQSGIDGHICFLDTPVVWQHSPAPSTPSQIVQPEQLAYIIYTSGSTGVPKGVMLTHQGLLNLALTSCSTFDIKPGLRLLQFASISFDAAVWEIVTALCGGATLVLGAREQMLPGQPLANFIARHKVHWVMLPPSVLSTLTQFRDQLPDLQMVVVGGEACPISLAKAWVSPLLGKINTFLNKTCPTALAQSWVSPYTRFFNAYGPTEITVCCTIYEFQPEDNTVPIGYALPNVELYVLDEELKLCNKGEKGELYVGGLGVGKGYLDKPDITNARFLDNPFGSGKIYKTGDIVYEDIHYPGLLHYAGRTDNQVKIRGKRIEIEAIEMLLAQHPGVEANTVKAIKNVQVENGNVPENYGISMLVAYIVPRTGQFLTEKHLQRFAAEQLPDYMVPARFVFIDELPLLPNRSKVDRNALPELPQTSYFIPNTIDNAVKIAAIFDRALQLPVGSCTPHSNFFHMGGNSLCIAHILYALERDFNVSIPSRLVYEYPTPSDLARLLEQYKLKINDVADDRQVDLQAEARLSSELDTSIWQQTPQHKYECALITGATGFLGAHLLHEFLQKDSYQKIYCIVRAESDTVAMARLHTTFVKYHLPTAGLAQVYAIAGDIQQPQLQLPKALFDKLSEEVDQIYHVAADTNYIKPYSVIKTSNLDGTANLIAFAAHRRHKILHYLSTLAVYGSVTTLLSMNEVAEDFDLDLSAPIMAVESGYVRAKWAAERMVIAAREQGLAVSIYRPGFISGHRQTGIANVNDTFYRFITGCIQMGMYPDWPEKYWTPVPVDYVAAVIAHLSLKPKYIGGNYNIAIPREDEVSNVQIFELIDELGYPLQKMSPKNWLNALSTLSSVNSLYPLTSFFQEKVYQNRSTILEVHHRTPIWKVDNTINAIQDSGIQCPKIDKALISQYLPNFVKGLSTEAVNASTPFLEIA; encoded by the coding sequence ATGTTTTCTCAAAAAATAAATTTTCCATCTTTACAATCTCATCTATCTATAGTTTCTCTGCTTGATTTCGTTTGTCAAAAATATCCCTGCCAAGTGGCGCTGGTACTAGAAGATCGGCAGTTGACTTATGCAGAGTTATACCAAAAGGCAGAATATTTATCTAACTATTTGATAGCGCAAGGCCGATTAAAACCTAACACTTTAATAGGGCTGTGTATAGAGCCTTCTTTTGAAATGGTCATTGCTATTTATGCTATTTTGAAAGCAGGTGCAGCTTTTGTTCCCCTCGATCCAGATTTACCTCGTCAACGGCTTAGTTACATGATTGTTGATGCGAAACTAAGCACAGTTTTAACACAACAAAAGTTTGCATTTGATATTGAGCCTGCTCTACGGCAAAGTGGTATTGATGGGCATATTTGTTTTTTGGATACTCCTGTTGTCTGGCAGCATTCACCTGCACCCTCTACACCATCTCAAATAGTACAGCCTGAGCAATTAGCTTACATTATTTATACCTCTGGCTCTACAGGTGTACCAAAAGGAGTCATGCTGACCCATCAAGGGTTACTAAATTTAGCCTTAACAAGCTGTAGTACTTTTGACATCAAACCTGGATTGCGTTTACTTCAGTTTGCCTCAATTAGCTTTGATGCCGCAGTTTGGGAAATAGTAACAGCACTATGTGGTGGAGCAACTTTGGTTTTGGGTGCAAGAGAGCAAATGCTTCCTGGGCAACCATTAGCAAACTTTATAGCTAGACACAAAGTACATTGGGTAATGCTGCCGCCTTCTGTGTTATCAACGCTAACACAGTTTCGTGACCAATTACCTGATTTACAAATGGTGGTAGTAGGTGGTGAAGCTTGCCCCATATCACTTGCCAAAGCATGGGTTTCACCTTTGTTGGGAAAAATCAATACATTCCTCAACAAGACCTGCCCAACAGCACTTGCTCAATCATGGGTTTCACCATATACTCGATTTTTCAATGCCTACGGGCCAACGGAAATAACAGTTTGTTGTACCATTTACGAATTTCAACCAGAAGATAATACTGTACCTATTGGTTATGCATTACCAAATGTGGAACTCTACGTTCTTGATGAAGAACTGAAACTTTGTAATAAAGGTGAAAAGGGTGAATTATACGTAGGTGGTTTAGGAGTAGGCAAAGGCTACCTCGACAAACCAGATATCACAAATGCTCGTTTTCTAGATAATCCCTTCGGTTCGGGCAAGATCTACAAAACTGGTGATATCGTTTACGAAGACATCCATTATCCAGGACTACTACATTATGCTGGCAGAACTGACAATCAAGTCAAAATCCGAGGCAAGCGCATAGAAATCGAAGCCATTGAAATGTTACTTGCCCAACATCCTGGCGTAGAAGCGAACACAGTTAAAGCAATTAAAAATGTACAAGTAGAAAACGGCAATGTGCCAGAAAACTATGGTATTTCAATGCTTGTTGCTTATATTGTTCCCAGAACTGGACAATTTTTGACTGAAAAGCATCTGCAACGCTTTGCGGCAGAACAACTTCCAGATTATATGGTACCTGCGCGTTTTGTCTTCATTGACGAATTGCCTTTACTACCTAACCGTAGTAAGGTAGACCGAAATGCTTTACCGGAACTACCACAAACATCTTATTTCATCCCTAATACTATAGATAACGCTGTTAAAATCGCAGCGATTTTTGATCGAGCTTTACAGTTGCCTGTTGGGAGTTGTACTCCTCACAGTAATTTCTTTCATATGGGTGGTAACTCACTCTGCATAGCCCATATTTTATATGCACTCGAGCGCGATTTTAATGTGTCTATTCCTTCTCGCTTAGTTTATGAATACCCTACACCATCAGATTTAGCAAGACTCTTAGAACAATATAAACTGAAAATTAACGATGTAGCTGATGATAGACAAGTTGACTTACAAGCAGAAGCTAGACTTTCTTCAGAGTTGGATACATCTATTTGGCAACAAACACCACAACATAAATATGAATGTGCATTGATTACAGGTGCAACAGGTTTCCTAGGGGCACACTTACTGCATGAATTTCTTCAAAAAGACAGCTACCAAAAAATCTACTGTATAGTGCGAGCAGAAAGCGATACAGTAGCAATGGCAAGGCTGCATACAACCTTTGTTAAGTATCACTTACCAACAGCAGGGTTAGCACAAGTATATGCGATCGCGGGAGATATCCAGCAGCCACAGTTGCAATTACCGAAAGCTCTATTTGACAAATTGAGTGAAGAAGTCGATCAAATCTATCATGTAGCGGCTGACACTAATTACATCAAACCTTATTCTGTAATTAAAACATCTAATCTAGATGGTACTGCCAACCTGATAGCTTTTGCCGCACATCGGCGTCACAAAATTCTGCATTACCTATCTACCCTAGCTGTTTATGGGTCAGTAACTACATTATTAAGTATGAACGAGGTTGCAGAGGATTTCGATCTAGACCTGAGTGCACCAATTATGGCCGTAGAATCTGGCTATGTACGTGCAAAATGGGCTGCCGAACGCATGGTAATAGCAGCAAGAGAACAAGGATTAGCCGTCTCTATTTACCGTCCTGGTTTCATTTCTGGACACAGACAAACAGGCATTGCTAATGTCAATGACACATTCTACCGTTTTATTACAGGTTGCATTCAGATGGGTATGTACCCAGACTGGCCCGAGAAATATTGGACTCCCGTACCTGTTGACTACGTTGCTGCCGTCATCGCTCATCTTTCTTTAAAACCAAAATATATAGGTGGTAATTACAACATTGCTATTCCTCGGGAAGATGAAGTCAGCAATGTGCAGATATTTGAGTTAATTGACGAGTTGGGCTATCCCTTACAAAAAATGTCACCCAAAAACTGGTTGAATGCGCTCTCAACGTTATCATCAGTAAATTCCTTGTATCCCCTAACCTCCTTCTTCCAAGAAAAGGTGTATCAGAATCGCAGCACGATTCTGGAAGTACACCATCGAACTCCTATATGGAAAGTAGATAATACAATTAACGCCATACAAGATTCTGGCATCCAATGTCCAAAAATAGATAAGGCTTTGATTAGCCAATACTTACCTAACTTTGTGAAAGGGTTATCAACAGAAGCTGTAAATGCTAGTACACCATTTCTAGAAATAGCTTAA
- a CDS encoding integrase family protein: MGKGTGMRQITPRDNNGSIILRFSFEGKRYAFNPVPNGSYTDKLSLAKAVEIAQKVYQDCLTGHFDPTLTKYKPLALKGRTAQDALDDMEEAKRIVAEREAVNAVNLLTLFEDFTIFKSKTLKSNSLIDYRLIKNKLSKCPYKLAKEAVDIVNWLVSDHKGTSTSSLDKQLKLIKACCNWGVANGKLQSNPFNGLERLIPRTKNSGNNDDINPFTRQERDAIIEAFKKHDYYSYYAPLIEFLFLTGCRPEEALALQWKHIKGGKITFQQKLTAKREIEPGTKTQKKRSITMNEQIESVLMSIKTEKSLPDDLVFPSKEGKPMDWHNFANRGWKKILESLDDIEYRNPYQMRHTAITLMVRAGVDSTMIAKWVGNSPNMIAKRYLGDVSDIGIPLS, encoded by the coding sequence ATGGGCAAGGGTACTGGTATGAGACAAATTACTCCCCGCGACAACAACGGCTCAATAATCCTCCGATTCAGCTTTGAGGGTAAAAGATATGCTTTTAACCCAGTCCCAAACGGAAGTTACACCGATAAACTGTCACTTGCTAAAGCCGTAGAGATAGCTCAAAAAGTATATCAGGACTGCCTTACAGGACATTTTGACCCAACACTCACCAAGTACAAGCCACTGGCGCTGAAGGGTAGAACTGCTCAGGATGCCCTAGACGACATGGAGGAGGCAAAGCGGATAGTGGCTGAACGGGAAGCAGTTAATGCAGTAAATCTGCTGACGTTGTTTGAAGATTTCACAATCTTTAAGTCTAAGACACTGAAGTCCAATAGCTTGATTGACTATCGACTCATCAAAAACAAACTAAGTAAATGCCCTTACAAGCTGGCTAAGGAAGCAGTGGACATCGTTAACTGGTTGGTGAGTGACCACAAAGGAACATCTACCAGCAGTCTTGATAAACAATTGAAGCTGATTAAAGCCTGTTGCAATTGGGGTGTGGCGAACGGGAAGTTACAAAGCAATCCGTTTAATGGACTAGAGAGACTGATACCGAGAACCAAAAATTCCGGCAACAACGACGATATCAATCCATTTACTCGACAGGAACGGGATGCCATCATTGAGGCGTTCAAAAAACACGATTATTACAGCTATTACGCACCATTGATAGAATTCTTATTTCTCACTGGCTGTAGACCAGAGGAAGCATTGGCACTGCAATGGAAGCACATTAAGGGCGGGAAAATAACCTTTCAACAAAAACTCACTGCCAAGAGAGAAATTGAGCCAGGTACTAAAACACAAAAGAAACGTTCTATCACAATGAACGAACAAATAGAAAGTGTTTTGATGAGCATCAAAACAGAAAAAAGTTTGCCAGATGACCTGGTATTTCCTAGTAAAGAAGGTAAGCCGATGGACTGGCACAATTTTGCTAACAGGGGATGGAAGAAAATATTAGAATCATTAGACGATATTGAATATCGGAATCCTTACCAGATGAGGCATACAGCGATAACTTTGATGGTAAGAGCAGGTGTAGACAGCACCATGATAGCCAAGTGGGTAGGCAATTCTCCTAATATGATTGCTAAAAGATATTTGGGTGATGTGAGCGATATTGGTATACCCCTATCCTGA